Sequence from the Aspergillus nidulans FGSC A4 chromosome III genome:
TCTGTGACTTGGGCATTCCCTGTTGCGTCCGTTCTGTCTTCAGGGCTTAGTACCTGCGTCATGCGATCTGTCCCCTGAGTCGTGCTTTCCACGGTTACTGGATGACTCTCGTGGTCAGTGAAGTATATCTTATCCGCACGCCTCTGTCTCTCGATCTTGACCCGCCCCTTTGACTCAATATAATCAATCAAAATCTGCTCCACCTCACCCTGGTTCAGCAGCATCTGTCCAAATCGTGATAGTCCCTCCGGCTGGGAGCGCGCACGTTGCTGGCATTCGAGCCTCGATGTCTCCTTATTGACGCCCTGCCGTCCCTCCAATTAGCCTACTACGGCTCCTCTGCCATTGACACTCACCCAATAGCTCATCTCAACCTCATGGACCCCTCGCCGCATAATCGGATCCATGATCCCAAAACTATCAAGGATCTCCAAGGTCCGGCTGTGGACACCGTCAGCATGGCCGGTCTCTGTCCGATGCTCTTTGGCATCGATTATCCGCGTCAACATCCCATATCGGCTCGCCCAGCAGGCCGCCATGAGCCCTGCCGGCCCGGCGCCAATAATCAGGAGATCTACCTGCGATGTCTTGAACGCCATGCTACTGAGGGAGAAGAACTCCGACGATAACGATCCTCAGCAGCGACGAGTCCAATGATTGGCTGAGGGTGTCATGCACTGAGCTAGTTTTATTTGAGTTACGATAGGCTCTCTTGTCCTTGGGTAAGGTTGGGGTCTATGATGGGGTTGCGTGCTCGCGGAGCCTGGCTGAATTAGGGCACGATGATGTATGACATAGACTATGACATCATGCAATGTGGGACTATCATCTTCCAATCAAGTTAATCCAGTTTCTATTCTTGATCTCATACGATGTTCTGTCTGCCTCTTCACATGCTGATCCAGTTTTCACATGTTTATATCCTTCTGTATTtacatcatcatcataatcGCGTAGCTGGCTGGCCTGGTCGGCCCCCACCGACCTGAGTCCTGACTTTCCAAATCAAGTCACTCATAATGGCTAGCCCAGGCAGGGTATATATCCCTTACAGCCTGCACTCGCCGGAATTGTCAAGAGCTAATTCAAGACGGAACCAGAATCCAATCAATATCACCAACATGCCATCGTCCCAACCTGCGAGTTCCCATATAACCACCGCACCGCCAAAGGCTGTCAAGCCATTGGCTTCGAAGTCAAAGCCATTGGAGCCTAAGGCGCCCGAATCAAAGCCCAGTGACTCGAATGTGCCTGAGCCAGTGGAGCCAGAGGCCAAGGCACCGGAGACAAAGTCTTTCAAGGAGGCTCTAGTGAACGGTGCCGGTGATGGTGATAAGCAAACCGACAGCTCGAACTCGACTTCACCGTCGTCTTTCCAGTCCGATTCTATCAGGGATAGCAGCCCTAATACCTCACGATCGAACTCCAGTTCCAGTTCCCAGCCTACGAAAGAAGAGACCGACAAAGACACTGAGAAGAACATCAAGGAAAGGAacaaacaagaacaagaaaaagacACTACCACCATCCCCATCGTATCCAAACACTGCGCCGTGACCTCCAAGCGcctcccagcaacaaatGTCTCAATTGAAAAGTCCGGCGTTGCTCGATGCAATGTTGTCGATGGCGCTACCTCTGATACCTCCATAAAGGATTTCCATGAATACGTATGTGCCTCactcccttcttcctcacttTTACCAGCCTGCGACTAACCAGCAGCAAGACACCCATGCAACAacatatcctcttctgggaccgcgaccgcgacgGCCAGATCTACCCATATGATACGTACCGGGGCTTCCGGGACTTGGGCTtcaacatcctcttctccttcctcgccgtGCTGATTATCAATCTGAACTTCTCGTACCCGACACGGCTCGCGCACTCGTTTCTCCCGGATCCCCGTTTCAGAGTTTACGTGGATAGCATCTACAAGGCGAAACATGGATCCGACTCTGGTAGTTTTGATGCCGAAGGCCGCTTTATCCCGCAGCATTTCGAGGACATGTTTGCCAAGTACGATGGAGATCAGGACGGAGCGCTGACGTTTGGGGAATTGTTTAATATGATGCACGGGAACCGGTGTGCGGCAGATCCGTTTGGGGTTCGTCATCCCTTCTTCGATCAAACTTGGGCATAGGCGATGCTAACGTGCTATTGCAGTGGGGCGCCGCTTTCTTCGAATGGGTCACAACGTGGCTGCTTATCCAGAAGGACGGAAAAGTTTACAAGGACGATTTACTCGGTGTATATGATGTAAGCTCTATGCGTGCTGTACTAACCTGACAATGTAAGCTAACTGGGTATCCTTATAGGGTTCGCTGTTCTGGAAGATCGCCAAGGCGAGAAAGTCTCCCCAGGGCTGGTCCCAGGGATTCGGGTTGGGCGGAGATGGCTTTCTTGGGGGTGTTAAAGTGATTTAAACCTTCACTTTCCCATTCTAAGGGCCGCATACGCGATGATAAGCGTATGGGCTTCCAGCCGCCAATGATCTTGTCCATAGGCTGCTACCAGACATTTAAAATAGAATGAAACCACGACTTATTCATACCGCCTTAACTTGTGTTCTTGTAGAGCGAGATGTCATCGTAGGGCGTCTGGATGGAAGGATGGACCGTCATGTTATGCGGAAGTTTCGGGAACGGTTCGCCAAATGCCTTTCCTTCGTTGAATTCTGTCGCTTCATAGGCTGGAGACATGGCGGTTGGAGAAGTCATCGTGGAGCTACGCGACTCCTGTTCAGGCGAGAAAACGCGCAGGTCCGACAGCATGGACGCTCGGGGGCCCGGTCCGAAGAAGAGACGATTGTAGATGCTGTTGCAAACTTCCCAGGCTCGCCTAGAAGGAACGCTGATTGTACCCAGGCTAAGAAGCCAGTCCAGACCCTTCTCCAGATGCAAGGTGATATGAGATGCTCCGTCGGCATGAAACCGAACGCAAAATTCCATTTCTATTAGAAGCACGGTGATCGACTGCATAAGATAGTGCAGCACGCACCACCAGGGCGACACTTGGACGAGCCAGAGcgcatctggcttgtccggCAGCATATCCAGCAGCTCGCATGCAGAGTTGATGCATATCCGCGCTATCCGTTGCTGACTGAGCGCCGACGCTTCGTTGGGGGACCGCTGCCGCTCTGAGCGACACAGCGAGGGTCGACTGAGGGCAATGCGTAGACTGTAGAACCGAAAGGCCAAACTCCACCGCTGACGTTCGAAGTGAGGCGAGGGATGGCTGCCCCTCCACTGGAACACGGCAGGGACCCGGCTCAGCCACTCGTCGGTCTCCTGGACCAAATCCATGATGGAGGCGCTGATGGTTAGCCACGGCCGGCGTGCAAACCCAGGGCTGTAGAGCGAGTCGATGGCCCGCCGCATGATGACGGTGAGTTCTACGAAGTAGAAGAAATAAAAGGAATTGCTTGGGGAGATTTCCGTCGGACCCGGCCGTGGTTCCTGCCCAAACCCGGTATGACCCAATCTCGGAGGATCCCAGACGCTGAGACTCCCCCGCCGCTGGGACGTCAGTGCAAGCATATAATCGGTGCGCATACGAAAGTCCGTTAGCAGTCGCGACGCTAGCGGTTCTCGAAACTGCTCCTCATCAAAGGGAATCGGCAGCGGCGTCGTGCTGTACTTGTCCGGTGCACTCGTCGGTCGCCCAGTCATGATCGATAGTGTGTTCTCAAGCGTGTAAATCGACCACCACACCCGGTACCTGATCTCCTTTGAGAGCGTGGACGTTTCTTTACTCTCGCTGCGCAGATTGACCCCAAGGGCAatggctgagcggacggaAACGCCACAAGCTCTCCAGGAGCGGTTGATATGTCCGATGGCCATTAAAAAGAACGCGGTCAACCCTTCAACTTGGACCTGTTGCAGATTAGGATgttccagcagctggctctCCGAATAGTTCAGCTTCCGCGCTCGGGTGAAACAGGCCATCGGCGAGTCCGCTTCTGCAATCCACGGCTTCGAGACGAGTTGCGCAAACTTGGACGCCAGCGCAAAGACCAGATTCAGGATGGTCAGCCACCGTTTCGTCGGCTGGATATCTGTCCGCGTATAATACATCTCATACTGCTGCATAAACGGCATTTTTGCGATGATCGGAAAGGATGGATGGACGGTGAAGAAATAGCAGTCGAGCAGCTGGTCGGCGATGTGACGCGGCGGCCGGCCGTACGGGTCAATATTGGGCTCCAAGGAgagctcttcgtcgtcaagGAAGTAGCAGACCGATGTGAGAGACTGCGATTTGTTCGACGCCTCCGAGTCTAAAAAAGGGGTGTCCTTCTCCAGAACCTGGTACAGCTCGTTAATCCACGACATCTCCGAGGGCCCGCCCATGAACCCAATCGCTTGTAACCCCTTGTCCTTGTGGAAATCCTCCTGGATATACTCGATACCAAACGACGGGGTATGTGTCGAGCCGTGTGGCGTCGGGTCGACATGTGCTGGATCCTGATCTATACTAGCAAACTGTTCGTAATTAGCCCGACTCTGCCCACGACCGACCCCAAAGATCAGAAGAGAATCGCTTTTTGCCGCATACCTGAGCTCGGGTTCTCAAAATCAGATCCCGGTCCTGGCTATCAACGCGCGGCTGGATTTCCTGCAGCAGTCGGTCGTAAGCCTGCACCTGCCTTTCCAGATCATGGAGCCGTTTTTCCGTCACTTCCCGTTTCCCGTCCATGTAAACGCAGTCCATGCCAAGACCGATACAGCGGCTGCACGGGGTCTGCCCGTTACATTTCGTCTTTTGCTTGCGACACTCGATACAGGCCCTCTTGACCCGTCGATTGCCGTACGCTCGAAGCTGGGAAACGCGGGGGATCGGGATCTTGGAGCCGGGAGTCGACGGCTCCGACGGGGTCAAGGGCAGCACCGGGTCGGTGGCCGTCCTCGCAGACGGAGCCGccggcggcgctggcgccGCTGACGGCTCTGCTCGCTGCTCAGACATGGCTGGGGGTGAAGGGTCGGGGAACGAGACGAGACGGAAGACCGCATTGTTGCCGGCGGGGCGAGGGCGCTTATTCGATCGCATGACACGACGAACGCGGGGGAACGACGAAGCGGGAAGAatagaagagcaggagacggTCGTCCCGGTTGAGGAAAGAGTGATCCATCTCTCTAGCAGCAGAAGCGTTGATGGAGGTCGACAAGCCGTTGACCGAGGAGCACAGGTGAAAAATGGGCGACCAAAGCTGGCGGTCTCCCGGCCGGGACTAAGTCCCGATTGGTGGCACCGCCTTCCGTGCTGGGCCTTGCACTCCCTCACGCGATCAGCTAAGCGGCTCTGGTTGGCCCGGCTAATGTCCCCTGGTCCTCTCTTGCCATATCTCCTAGTCGCCCCCGGCCTTTGCTCGGGATCCACCCGCACGACGAGCAGGCTCGTCAGGTTCCTGGAAGCGAGCTTCTCGATCCTGTGCTGACGAACCCAATCGTCGTGCGCATTCAGCCTGCCCATTCGCCCCTGGCCGACCCAGGCCATCGGTGCCTCCTAATCTTTTATCCTCATTCTGCAGTCTGGTTGGCACGGACTGGGTCCCTATTGTCGGATGGCTGTGGACACAGGCCCAGCCAAGGCCGCCATTACCGTCCAGCAGCCGTCATTCATCTGCTGATTCGTTCTGACTTCGTAGATAAAGCAAGGGGCCTTGTAGATCAGCCAGTCGCGTCGACTCGAAACTCAGCAGTACATCTAAGACAGATCTCCAGATGTCGTCCAGTGTTTCTCCAGGTCAGAAACTACGCGAACTGCCAGGGGCATGGGCGGAGACAAGAGTTTCTTTttctaatttttttttatttctttttattttttttccccttctttttcttgtatTACGGCGCCATGGATGTGCTGAAGAAAGAGGTACCCACGGGAGTGCTCGGGAGTGGTAGTAGTACTGCCGCTATATACTACTGCGGAGTCTATACTAGAGGTCTTCGATCCATCCAGAGGTTCCTGATTCATACTTACCGACTGGTTCACTGGCTGGCAAGGCACGCTCGGAGCTACCGGGTTTCCAGCTACTCCAGAAGTCGAGGTTACATTTCTCCTTGGTACGTTGGTAGTCATTTCATCATAATGTGGGGAGGGCCCGCGCCGTGGAGACGGCAGAGCGATCCTGATTCATGAAGGGCGATCCAGTGGCCCTGGTTGCGACCTGAGGCGACGAGTCTTGGCCGCAGGATTTCAATTCCGAGAGCAAAATCGTGCCAAGCGGGGGCCGGCCGAACCATGCTCCTGGGAGTACCGCAGGCACAGGACAGAGTATGAGTAATAAGCGAGATCGTATTGCCGCAGTGGGTGCACTCTTCAACGCTAGTCAGCCAGCTAGCCAGTAGCTAGCTCAGCACCGGCATGGCGACCGGCATGGCCATTAGCTTTAGTAACCAATCCTGCTGTCTTCACTTCATGTTCATGTCCAATGCGGCCTTAAAACAGGGGCGAATGCCTCgcgtaaaaaaaaaaaaaaaaaagagagaaaggaacagagaagggaagaagacctCCCTTCCCTCAGAAAACCtcaggaaagaaaaaagaaaaaaagaaaaaaagaaaaaaacaTATATAACATATATAACGTATATTTTCAGCACACTTCTGACAGGTATACCCAGGATCTGACTCGCCGGCCGCGGCCATGATCAATGCTCTTACATGGATGTCTCTGCTAATGATCATCAGCGTACCGGTATCTTCCTCTGGTTATAGCCCCGCACCTGAGATGGACATGGCCATCACTCCACAGTCGCCATGCTGCTCATAAAGTCCATGTTTCATGTGTTCTCAAGGCCGTCTGTGCGTTGGGCCATCTTAGCATTTGGCGGGAGGTATATCTTAATGCTAATGTATGCTGATATTTGCGCAACCATCAGCAACCATAAGACGGAGTCCTACAAGGCCACTTCAGGGTGTCCCAAAGTCTCCCTACATGCATCCTGGCCGCTAGATGCTTAAACCAGCGTCGACCAGGCCGTATCAACCGGCCGAAGATTTACCAGTGCGAATTCGGTGGCTTTTCCAGATCACTAGCACTCGACCTCggggaaagaaaagaaaaagaaaagaaatctaagcagaagaaaaaaactAGAAATAATACAAGATGATGGGCCGTGGTAATCCAGTGATAGCGGTCGCAAAAAGCTTCCGTCGGTTGCTTTTGCCTCATCTTCATTCAGATATTATGGCGAACCCGACATTTTTGCCATTCGGCCGAATGCTAGAAACCCACTCCAGAAGAGTGCcactcttctttccatggAGAGCCATTAAAGGTGCGTCAAGCCTGCTATCCGTGCTCTGGCACGTCATGAACGGATACATTTCAGCACCAGCAATGTCAACAGGTGACCCAACATTACCGCTTTCCTCGAAACCTGCGTCAATGACGATGAATTGACTCAAGGGCAATAGTGACGCGTGACTGATCTACTGCTCGATATAGCGAAGCTTTTAGGACAGGTTTTAGGGATTTATTGGATTTGTTGGATTGATTTGCGATCGTGACTCCATTGTCAGCGATTTCGCTCGCCGACCGCCGCTTTTGGACGTTGCAAGACTCTATCAGCCGACCGCGAGCATCGATTGTCTTAACATCCATGCAATTTCTAGATGCAACCGGGCTTGCTGCCTAGTAACCCAGTAATCAAAATAGACCAAGCCGCAACAATTCGTGAGCAAAGAAACCCGCTATTCCTTCAGCGGGGGAACCGCCGACGAGACTGCTGAACAGAACGTAGATGAGGGCACGCCGCTTTAGACCGTAACAGCAAGTTGGTCTGCATCAGTGGAATTGGCAAGGAAGGCCTTAATCCGCGTTGATGCTCAGCAAGTGAGCAGTACGGAGAACGATTCCAGCACGACAGATAAGAGATGTCTACCGGCCATGGTGCCGCTGACGGTCATGACATCCTTGGCCTTGGGGCTTTGGAAGAATGGACGTTGCTCACAGTGTATGGACTCTAAAGCATAAACCTCACGGTTCTCGGTCATATTTGTCCAAGTATGGCTGACGGTTACAGTCGCCAGACAGCATACTAGAGCTACGTAGTACGAAATCCCCTGCCGGATGCATATCCACCTCTTACCCGCCCATCTTCTCAGTATACAGCCTTCTCTGTCGATCCTATACTGAGAATCGCCCAATTGGCTCATTAAGGCCATCTTTTACGAGCAGTTCACTTGTGACTCCTAGTAAAGTGCTAGGCCACGTCTACCCCGCCGCCCTCCCATACAGCTGCCGAAGTCTCCATCGCGAATCAAACTAGAGGCCACCTCTGCGGACACGACATCCCACGCGACAGGTTATGGTGTTCTAGGATATCTACCTGCTTCAGCGAAGCGATATATGTCCCCTTCATCCAGTGTTGATATGGTTGATTACTATAATGTGCTTATTGGTTGTCCTCTGTCGACAACAATATCAACAAACGTACATCGTCATGTTGACATCATTCTTTCCATCGCTGCGAGTTTCCTTCCAAATCCGGTTTGGTGATTTTGTAGGCTTGCTGCAGTGGAGTGAGAATCCATGCCTCTTCTGACTCTGTCGACTCGGCCGGTAGCTATCCGTAGCAGCTGACGACTGGTGCCACATGACAACTGTGTTGGCATTCCTAGAATACCCGGGCATTTTTTTTATGATAGTAATCATCTATACTGCTGGCATTGGGGCAGCTATATGTTGTTATTGTCAATGTGGGCTTGCTCGTGCTCTGCTGGTCGTGTATTCCGATTCGGGCTCCTGAAAAAGCTTACTTGGTTTCTTCCGCATCGCAAAGTAAATGCAGGATAATACCTGCTGGGTCCCGAAATGGCTGCTTTGGCAGACTGAGTATCTTGTCGGGAACTACAGACATGTTGGTTAGTCCTTACAAACCGAAATACGGACTCAGCAAGAGAACCACCAGATTCTACCGCATCTCAAAACTGAATGGCAGGCTAACATCAGCTGCTATCAAGAGGTGGAAGGCAAGAGGATGCCTTCGCATCCTGACCCTGTCTAAACCTCATTTCGCGCTTTCAAATGGCCTTATCGTACACGCCTATCTTCCATCGAGTGGATCACAATAAAACTGCGGTTTGGAGCTTTGAATCTCTTCCCCAGCACATCTCTACTTGTTTTAGCTTAATTTTTAGTTCCCTAGGAGTCGCCATCTCAGGGAATGGAGATCGTAAATCCTGCTACTTCGGCATTGGCGATCCATCCATTTACCACATGATGGGCATCTTGTGCGCCGTAAGTCGTAGATGGATATCGTCAGTAAAGGGTTCCAACCACCGCGCATTTGATAGATTGGCATCAATCGGCATTGCGCCCATCGAGAGCGTCGGCAGCGTCAGCAATGTCCGTGAGATTCTGGAAATCACGTTCTGGAGCAAGAAGCCAAACCATTACACTGGTTTCATCCAGTGGAGGATGACAGTCACCAACGCAAAATCGTGCGTCTGAACCACCGAATGAGTCCTTGTTAGGGCGATGTTTGTCAATCATATTCAGCTGACTAGATATGCTTAAATGCATGGAACGAGTCAGGATCCTAATAGCAAGGGCACATGAGGTTGATGCTGTAGGCAATGCCAACTGCAGACTCATTGGACGCTGAGGGTTTGTGTGTAAGTTGATTCTTCTCCGAGTACTAAGGCTCCAGCCTCTTTAAGCAGCATTCAAGTCAGTCCGAATTTTCATCATTTTATAGGATGACTCGGGAGAGGCGCACCTCCACTGTGCTGGTCGAGATAGAGGGGTCGCAATCGCAGTGCCCAACTGTAAACCGCCTCATTAGTCACTGTCGCCTCGTGTATAACCGCAATTTCACAAGCCTTGAAACACCGCAATGGCTTCTGGAGAGCTGTCGAAGTGGATGACGCTGGTGTCGTTATCGGTCGCAAGAATAAACCTTGATTGACTTAACGTTCAGCTTTGTCCATCCTTTAATCCGTTCTGCTCATTGTGCGAATCTACGCCTAGAACGCTATCAGTCAGTATCGTCAGATACTGAATCCctgacgcggtcatcgaCAGTGGAAAAGCGGCGCGCCATCTAATTGTCGCGCTGGCGAGTCCCTCTTATTCGTAGACGAGGGCCAGGTCTAGCGCTGGAGCGGTTCCGTAGGAATAGAGAACGGAGCAGTTTGGCCGGCAGACTGTGAGGTGGACTCGCTGGCATGTTGTCCCTTATTCCAGATCGACGTGAGCGGGGTCAAGACGGGCGAAGCGTGAGTGGTGCATAGTGACGGGCTAGATTAGGTCTAGTTAAAAATATCGCAGGGTCTCGCGGACTGTCCTATTGGTGCAGTGCGAGAGATTCGTATATCAGCAGTGTCTCAGCTTACTTCCTCCCACTCTGACAACATCCCACTTTACGCGACCTCACCACCGTGGGAACATGGACCCAgtcctcatcgtcggcgCTGGTATAGTCGGCCTGACTCTCGGACAGGCCCTCAAACAGGTACCATCCTTTGACCTCTCTTCCTGTACCTTGGCCTTAAGAACGCTAAAATATCACAGAAAAACATCCCATTTGTAATCTACGAGCGAGACCCCCACCCCGACAGTCGTGGCCAAGGATGGGCTATAACTCTGCACTGGGCATTGCAATACATTGAGGCCCTCGTTCCCTCTGAGACCCTGCAACGCATCCAAGACGCCCAGGTAGACCCTGAAGTTGCTCGGAACGACAATGGCaatttcctcttcatcaatcTGGCGACCGGCGAGCCGAAATTCAAAATCCCACCTTCGAAAAGGTGGCGCGTGAATCGGGAGAAAATGCGCAGAGCATTACTGGCCGGGATTGAAGAGCATGTGCATTTCGACAAACGGGTGGACGGAGTGACGTTTACAGAGGACGGGCGGCCGCAGCTCTTATTCTGTAACGGTGACGTAGAGGAGCATGTCGCCGGAAAGCTGGTAGTGGGCATGGAAGGCAGCCGGTCGACGGTGCGGCGCTTCCTTCGACCCGATGCCTACCGTAACGTCCAGCTTCCGGTACGATTTATTGGGGTCGCAGTTGATCTGactgatgatgaggttgCTCCGCTGCGAAATATGGATCCCTTGCTCTTCCAAGGCTGCCATCCTGAAACGGGGGTCTACCTCTGGTTCTCAATCTTGGAGTCACCAGCGAACAATGTCAACGGACTCTGGCGCGTACAGATCAACCTCTCCTGGCCTGTGAAGACAGCAGACGACGAAGTGCCCAAAACTGACAAAGAGAGGCTCGCGCTTATGAAGAAGCGAGCGGCTGGGTTTGTGCCGTTCCTGTACGAAACCGTCCAGCGCATTCCCGATGGGACGCCGGTCGTTGAGGTCAGCCTCGCCGACTGGGAGTGTCTGCCGTGGGATAACAGAGATGGCAAAGTTACCTTGGCCAGCGACGCCGCACACGCCATGGTCATGTGTACGTTTTTCCGTTTTTCTCTCTGTCAGACCGGTGACGGTGATTAGGTTGCAATTGTGAAGCTGACAGGAACAGACCGCGGCGAAGCAGCAAACCAcggccttctcgacatctttcACCTAATCGAAGCCATCGCGACTATCTATGCTGGGGGAGACCAAAAGGTCGCCATCGATGAGTACGAACGTGAGATGCGCGAGCGCACG
This genomic interval carries:
- a CDS encoding uncharacterized protein (transcript_id=CADANIAT00006461), which translates into the protein MPSSQPASSHITTAPPKAVKPLASKSKPLEPKAPESKPSDSNVPEPVEPEAKAPETKSFKEALVNGAGDGDKQTDSSNSTSPSSFQSDSIRDSSPNTSRSNSSSSSQPTKEETDKDTEKNIKERNKQEQEKDTTTIPIVSKHCAVTSKRLPATNVSIEKSGVARCNVVDGATSDTSIKDFHEYTPMQQHILFWDRDRDGQIYPYDTYRGFRDLGFNILFSFLAVLIINLNFSYPTRLAHSFLPDPRFRVYVDSIYKAKHGSDSGSFDAEGRFIPQHFEDMFAKYDGDQDGALTFGELFNMMHGNRCAADPFGWGAAFFEWVTTWLLIQKDGKVYKDDLLGVYDGSLFWKIAKARKSPQGWSQGFGLGGDGFLGGVKVI
- a CDS encoding uncharacterized protein (transcript_id=CADANIAT00006463) — translated: MSVVPDKILSLPKQPFRDPAGIILHLLCDAEETKNANTVVMWHQSSAATDSYRPSRQSQKRHGFSLHCSKPTKSPNRIWKETRSDGKNDVNMTIHTWTNMTENREVYALESIHCEQRPFFQSPKAKDVMTVSGTMAGRHLLSVVLESFSVLLTC
- a CDS encoding uncharacterized protein (transcript_id=CADANIAT00006462), encoding MAWVGQGRMGRLNAHDDWVRQHRIEKLASRNLTSLLVVRVDPEQRPGATRRYGKRGPGDISRANQSRLADRVRECKAQHGRRCHQSGLSPGRETASFGRPFFTCAPRSTACRPPSTLLLLERWITLSSTGTTVSCSSILPASSFPRVRRVMRSNKRPRPAGNNAVFRLVSFPDPSPPAMSEQRAEPSAAPAPPAAPSARTATDPVLPLTPSEPSTPGSKIPIPRVSQLRAYGNRRVKRACIECRKQKTKCNGQTPCSRCIGLGMDCVYMDGKREVTEKRLHDLERQVQAYDRLLQEIQPRVDSQDRDLILRTRAQDPAHVDPTPHGSTHTPSFGIEYIQEDFHKDKGLQAIGFMGGPSEMSWINELYQVLEKDTPFLDSEASNKSQSLTSVCYFLDDEELSLEPNIDPYGRPPRHIADQLLDCYFFTVHPSFPIIAKMPFMQQYEMYYTRTDIQPTKRWLTILNLVFALASKFAQLVSKPWIAEADSPMACFTRARKLNYSESQLLEHPNLQQVQVEGLTAFFLMAIGHINRSWRACGVSVRSAIALGVNLRSESKETSTLSKEIRYRVWWSIYTLENTLSIMTGRPTSAPDKYSTTPLPIPFDEEQFREPLASRLLTDFRMRTDYMLALTSQRRGSLSVWDPPRLGHTGFGQEPRPGPTEISPSNSFYFFYFVELTVIMRRAIDSLYSPGFARRPWLTISASIMDLVQETDEWLSRVPAVFQWRGSHPSPHFERQRWSLAFRFYSLRIALSRPSLCRSERQRSPNEASALSQQRIARICINSACELLDMLPDKPDALWLVQVSPWWCVLHYLMQSITVLLIEMEFCVRFHADGASHITLHLEKGLDWLLSLGTISVPSRRAWEVCNSIYNRLFFGPGPRASMLSDLRVFSPEQESRSSTMTSPTAMSPAYEATEFNEGKAFGEPFPKLPHNMTVHPSIQTPYDDISLYKNTS
- a CDS encoding FAD-dependent oxidoreductase (transcript_id=CADANIAT00006464), which gives rise to MGILCAGSNHRAFDRLASIGIAPIESVGSVSNVREILEITFWSKKPNHYTGFIQWRMTVTNAKSILIARAHEVDAIDVSGVKTGEAVSRTVLLVQCERFVYQQCLSLLPPTLTTSHFTRPHHRGNMDPVLIVGAGIVGLTLGQALKQKNIPFVIYERDPHPDSRGQGWAITLHWALQYIEALVPSETLQRIQDAQVDPEVARNDNGNFLFINLATGEPKFKIPPSKRWRVNREKMRRALLAGIEEHVHFDKRVDGVTFTEDGRPQLLFCNGDVEEHVAGKLVVGMEGSRSTVRRFLRPDAYRNVQLPVRFIGVAVDLTDDEVAPLRNMDPLLFQGCHPETGVYLWFSILESPANNVNGLWRVQINLSWPVKTADDEVPKTDKERLALMKKRAAGFVPFLYETVQRIPDGTPVVEVSLADWECLPWDNRDGKVTLASDAAHAMVMYRGEAANHGLLDIFHLIEAIATIYAGGDQKVAIDEYEREMRERTAPAVRLSRQACLEAHVWDQLNEGNENKPQQATENYNNRNGHGTAHESACYQPN